GTCGGTCAGTCGGTCAGTCGGTCAGTCGGTCAGTCGGTCAGTCGGTCAGTCGGTCAGTCGGTCAGTCGGTCAGTCGGGAGATAGTTGCGCCTGAAAATCTTCGTCGAAATTTTGGTTTTGTAAAAGTTGCGCTCTTTGCGTTATTTTTTAACATTTGTTCTTACGGACAAACATTGACGATTGATGAAGCAATCGCCGAAAGTATGGAGCATTTTTCCAATAGATTACCATCCCAAACACGAGTTGTTATCCTTAATATAGAATCCGAGAGTAGAAATTTGTCGAATTATATTATCAGCGAAAGCGATATGTATATTATGAATAATACACGGCTTTCATTGGTAGATAAAACTCGTCTCCATAATATTTTACGAGAAAAAGAAATTACAGATTTGAATATGATTGACGAAACTACGGCGCTTGAAATCGGAAGACGACTTGGTGCGATAGGCGTTATTTTAGGAAGTATTTCGAGATTGGGCGGGAATTACAGATTTCGCGTTCAGGCGTTAAATACTGCGGATGGAAGCATTATTGGTATGCAATCGCTCAATGTGGCGCAATGTGAAATATTGGCGGATTTGACAGGTACAAACTTTGCGCCGCAACAACAGCCACAGCAAAATATAGCGATTGCTCCGACTGTTGCAACGACCTATACTCCCGCGCCTGCAGTGCCGCCGCAAAATCATCAAAACAATCTAAGCGCAAGAGAAAGAATGCAAGCTCAAATGAGCGGAGGCGGTATGCAAAATCAGCAAGCAGCGACAGCGCCGACTTCTATTACTCTGACAGATGTACGGCAAAATAGCGAAAGGCATAAAAATTACTTTTGGTTAAGCGGCGGATTTCAGCAATTTAGCGATTTTTATCAGGAAGAGGCAATATCGCCTCCAAGTATGAATTTAGAAATCGGCGGCATAAACGGAAGGCGCGGATTTACGGTTTACGGAATATTTAATCACGGTCAGGGAAATATAGGTTTTGGTTCGTTTTTAGGAAGAACATCTCTCAAAAGTGAGATATTCAGATTTAATTTCGGAACAGACATTGGTCTTTGGGAGATAAATACGCGAAGATACGATGTTGTAAGAAATAATTGGGTATTTGGCGGTCCGAGTATGAAATTTCTTCTTG
This is a stretch of genomic DNA from Chitinivibrionia bacterium. It encodes these proteins:
- a CDS encoding CsgG/HfaB family protein — its product is RSVGQSVSRSVGQSVSRSVGQSVSREIVAPENLRRNFGFVKVALFALFFNICSYGQTLTIDEAIAESMEHFSNRLPSQTRVVILNIESESRNLSNYIISESDMYIMNNTRLSLVDKTRLHNILREKEITDLNMIDETTALEIGRRLGAIGVILGSISRLGGNYRFRVQALNTADGSIIGMQSLNVAQCEILADLTGTNFAPQQQPQQNIAIAPTVATTYTPAPAVPPQNHQNNLSARERMQAQMSGGGMQNQQAATAPTSITLTDVRQNSERHKNYFWLSGGFQQFSDFYQEEAISPPSMNLEIGGINGRRGFTVYGIFNHGQGNIGFGSFLGRTSLKSEIFRFNFGTDIGLWEINTRRYDVVRNNWVFGGPSMKFLLGYNPTFVSFGLKCLMGIREETNTFDRLRGNHDTFGFTAMFVWNVGMTFTF